Proteins found in one Misgurnus anguillicaudatus chromosome 3, ASM2758022v2, whole genome shotgun sequence genomic segment:
- the LOC129445823 gene encoding uncharacterized protein, translated as MASIEEFIKAPSEEKLNSFVKQQLWDLVEHFKISEVDKKTRKKELRSVVKNWLCKNSLMVVSPQETKGSDAKGSSDIFSGLSFEERKEILLMQQLHDRELIKETKQYELEIEKMRNEKVRRQNELDFEKVKMEAEKSTRDYELQVERLRLGKEGRMSDVGERGLGLSEGFDLASNLRLLPKFNDHDPDIFFSLFETMSEERNWPRSIRVVMLQTVITGKAQEAFAALTMEDRKDYDKVKVAILKAYELVPEAYRQRFRSWRKGDRQTHSEVVRDLVSYFDHWCVASAVDDFEKLRDLVILEQFKNIVPDDIATYINEKKPRDAMEAAVLADDYVLTHRKVYREDRSGHQSGNFNENRVGVKKFEQMYPSKSENSGRMKSDRDLVCNYCFSLGHWENKCPVLAAKGKLGKKKSHISPVLVTDISETTHDLDPSTSIEVGEEVCDSKLLAMENFVPFITDGCVSLPNSEIKIPVKMLRDTGSSESFITESVLPFSQVSGEGRSVLIRGIGLNTLSVPLYRVHLTSDLISGEVSLGVRPSLPVDGVAVILGNNLAGGRVWREVIPPPEVVSIPVTENSDVLNQNFPEVFKACVVTRARSREMALEKQEVSKYVVPGLSTLSPISHRELVDAQQEDLELQKLFDAVISPQEVRSAVSGCFIQDEVLVRKYVPCKETLMEECIIQVVVPKKFRDVVLQQAHGEVAGHLGVRKTYDRILRQFYWPRLKKDISSFIRTCHTCQLTGKPNQLLRPVPLSPIVVTSKPFEHLIIDCVGPLPPSKSGNAYLLTVMCQATRYPAAYALRSITTKAVVKALTQFISIFGIPKIIQSDNGTNFTSRMFAEVLRVLKVKHNQSSVYHPQSQGVIERFHQTLKSLLRAYCVELSCDWKEGLPWLLLAAREVQQESLGFSPNDLVFGHRVRGPLSVLREGLGEEDPPRNLVEYVNGFRRRLFLAGLSAQKNLAVVQEKMKNHFDKHAEGRVFTPGDQVLILLPTSGSPFCAKFTGPYTVLQKLSDENYQVATPGRRKSKQCFHVNLLKAYRFQNSEVQPTKSVTPVVTASVESYQPFVEREDMVKEDTVVPKDCVLLPRLKNSETLQNLDVLFSHLTEGQNKDLTQMLLEFSGLFSDIPTRTHLIQHDVDVGEAQPIHQRFYRVPVSKKEALESEVQYMLENGIAVPSCSSWASPCLLVRKADSTYRFCTDYRKLNAITKPDVFPLPRMEDCVDQVGTANFVSKLDLLKGYWQVPLTPRAREVTSFITSSGLYSYSVMSFGLRNAPATFQRLMNRVIYGLEGCAVYLDDVIVFSETWEQHLVRLRALLTRLTEACLTVNLAKCEFAKATVRYLGKEVGQGKVRPVQAKVLAIQQFPSPSTKKELMRFLGMVGYYRGFCPNFSTVVSPLTDLLKNSVKFDWSENCQRAFENVKLLLTTAPVLAAPRLDMPFKLQVDASQVGAGAVLLQTGENGLDYPVSFFSRSGLLLARWGRVREWKEL; from the exons ATGGCGTCTATAGAAGAGTTTATTAAAGCTCCTTCAGAGGAGAAATTAAATTCTTTTGTAAAACAACAATTATGGGACCTTGTAGAGCATTTTAAAATCAGTGAGGTCGATAAGAAAACACGGAAAAAGGAATTGCGATCTGTTGTGAAAAATTGGTTATGTAAAAATAGCCTTATGGTGGTTTCTCCACAGGAAACAAAAGGCAGTGATGCGAAAGGTTCTTCTGATATTTTTTCCGGGTTATCTTTTGAGGAAAGAAAAGAGATTTTACTAATGCAGCAGCTTCACGATAGAGAGTTGATAAAAGAAACTAAACAGTATGAATTGGAGATTGAAAAAATGAGAAATGAGAAAGTGCGCAGACAAAATGAGCTTGATTTTGAAAAAGTTAAAATGGAGGCTGAGAAATCTACACGAGATTATGAACTGCAGGTGGAACGATTGAGATTAGGAAAAGAAGGGAGAATGTCAGATGTTGGGGAGAGAGGTTTAGGTTTATCTGAAGGGTTTGACTTGGCAAGTAATCTGAGACTGCTTCCCAAATTTAATGACCATGACCCTGATATCTTCTTTTCTCTGTTTGAGACTATGTCCGAAGAAAGAAATTGGCCGAGGTCTATCCGAGTTGTCATGCTTCAGACCGTAATCACAGGCAAGGCACAGGAAGCATTTGCAGCGCTCACAATGGAGGACAGAAAGGATTATGATAAGGTAAAAGTTGCTATTTTGAAGGCATATGAACTAGTTCCTGAAGCCTATCGCCAGCGATTTCGCAGCTGGAGAAAAGGTGATCGTCAAACTCACTCTGAGGTAGTAAGGGATCTGGTTTCTTATTTTGATCATTGGTGTGTTGCGTCCGCTGTTGATGATTTTGAAAAACTGCGTGATTTGGTCATCTTGgaacaatttaaaaatattgtgcCTGATGACATTGCTACATACATAAATGAAAAGAAGCCAAGGGATGCAATGGAAGCGGCAGTTTTGGCAGATGATTATGTATTAACGCATAGAAAGGTATATAGAGAGGATAGATCAGGTCACCAGAGTGGTAATTTTAATGAAAACCGAGTTGGAGTAAAGAAATTTGAACAAATGTATCCTTCAAAGTCAGAGAACAGTGGTAGAATGAAATCTGACAGAGACTTGgtgtgtaattattgttttAGTCTGGGCCATTGGGAAAATAAGTGCCCTGTTTTGGCTGCTAAGGGGAAGCTGGGAAAAAAGAAATCACATATTAGTCCCGTGTTAGTGACTGACATTTCTGAAACTACCCATGACCTTGATCCTAGTACTTCCATAGAGGTGGGGGAGGAAGTATGTGACTCCAAATTGTTAGCCATGGAAAACTTTGTACCGTTTATTACAGACGGTTGTGTGTCATTGCCAAACTCTGAGATTAAAATACCAGTTAAAATGTTGAGAGATACAGGTTCATCAGAATCTTTTATTACTGAATCTGTTTTGCCCTTTTCCCAGGTATCAGGTGAAGGGAGGAGTGTTCTTATTAGGGGAATTGGATTAAACACTCTTTCTGTTCCTCTATATAGAGTACACTTGACCTCCGACCTGATTTCTGGAGAGGTATCTTTGGGAGTTCGTCCATCTTTGCCAGTGGATGGGGTTGCTGTCATCCTGGGTAACAATTTGGCTGGAGGTAGAGTCTGGCGAGAGGTGATTCCTCCTCCTGAGGTAGTATCTATTCCAGTTACTGAGAACTCCGATGTTCTGAATCAAAATTTTCCTGAAGTATTTAAGGCTTGTGTTGTGACTCGTGCAAGGAGTCGTGAGATGGCATTGGAGAAACAAGAAGTGTCAAAATATGTGGTGCCTGGTTTATCTACCCTTTCACCAATTTCTCATAGGGAGTTGGTAGATGCGCAGCAGGAGGACCTGGAGTTGCAGAAGTTGTTTGATGCTGTTATTTCGCCTCAGGAGGTAAGAAGTGCTGTGAGTGGATGTTTTATCCAAGATGAGGTGCTTGTAAGGAAGTACGTTCCCTGTAAAGAGACTTTAATGGAGGAGTGTATCATTCAAGTGGTGGTGCCAAAAAAATTTAGAGATGTAGTGTTACAACAAGCTCATGGTGAAGTGGCTGGACACTTAGGAGTAAGGAAGACCTATGATCGAATTTTACGACAGTTTTATTGGCCCCGTTTGAAAAAGGATATATCGTCTTTCATTAGAACATGTCACACGTGCCAGTTGACTGGGAAGCCTAATCAGTTGTTGAGACCAGTGCCTTTGAGTCCTATTGTTGTTACAAGTAAACCATTTGAGCACTTAATAATTGATTGCGTGGGACCATTGCCTCCATCAAAATCAGGGAATGCATATTTGTTGACCGTTATGTGTCAGGCAACTCGCTATCCAGCAGCTTATGCTCTCCGGAGTATTACCACCAAAGCGGTTGTCAAGGCCCTAACTCAGTTTATATCTATCTTTGGGATACCGAAGATTATTCAAAGTGATAACGGTACAAATTTTACATCTCGTATGTTTGCTGAGGTTTTGAGGGTGCTTAAAGTGAAACACAATCAGTCAAGTGTATATCATCCTCAAAGCCAGGGTGTGATAGAAAGATTCCATCAGACTTTAAAGTCACTTTTGCGTGCTTACTGTGTGGAGCTAAGCTGTGACTGGAAGGAGGGTCTACCCTGGCTGTTACTGGCTGCCAGGGAAGTACAGCAAGAGAGCTTAGGATTTAGCCCAAATGACTTGGTTTTCGGTCATCGTGTACGTGGACCTCTTTCGGTTTTGCGTGAGGGACTAGGTGAGGAGGATCCTCCGCGAAATTTGGTAGAGTATGTCAATGGTTTTCGTAGGCGTTTGTTTTTGGCTGGATTGAGTGCACAGAAGAATCTTGCTGTTGTGCAAGAGAAGATGAAGAATCATTTTGATAAGCATGCTGAAGGTCGTGTCTTTACACCAGGTGATCAGGTGTTAATTTTGTTGCCAACTTCTGGGTCTCCTTTTTGTGCTAAGTTTACTGGACCATATACTGTTCTTCAGAAACTGTCTGACGAAAATTATCAAGTTGCAACTCCCGGTAGGCGCAAATCTAAGCAGTGTTTCCATGTAAATTTGCTTAAGGCTTATCGTTTTCAAAATTCTGAGGTTCAGCCAACTAAATCAGTTACTCCTGTTGTCACTGCTTCTGTTGAGTCTTATCAACCTTTTGTTGAGAGAGAAGATATGGTTAAGGAAGATACAGTTGTTCCTAAAGATTGTGTGTTGCTACCTCGATTAAAAAATTCAGAGACTCTTCAgaatttagatgtgttgttttcacatttGACAGAGGGCCAAAACAAAGACCTAACCCAGATGTTATTGGAGTTTTCTGGCTTGTTTTCAGATATACCCACTCGAACTCATCTGATACAGCATGATGTTGATGTGGGAGAGGCGCAACCTATTCATCAACGTTTTTATAGGGTTCCAGTGAGTAAGAAAGAAGCATTGGAATCTGAAGTTCAATATATGCTTGAGAACGGAATAGCTGTTCCGTCGTGCTCAAGTTGGGCTTCACCTTGCTTGTTGGTGAGGAAAGCAGATTCAACTTATAGATTTTGCACTGACTATCGCAAGCTAAATGCCATCACAAAGCCTGATGTTTTTCCGCTTCCACGAATGGAAGATTGTGTAGATCAGGTGGGTACAGCTAATTTTGTAAGCAAGTTAGATCTTCTTAAGGGTTACTGGCAAGTGCCGTTGACTCCTAGAGCTAGAGAAGTAACCTCCTTTATTACATCGTCTGGATTATACTCGTACTCTGTGATGAGTTTTGGGTTGAGAAATGCCCCTGCCACCTTCCAAAGATTGATGAATCGAGTGATATATGGGCTGGAAGGGTGTGCAGTGTATTTAGACGATGTTATTGTTTTCAGTGAGACCTGGGAGCAACATTTGGTTCGTTTGCGAGCTCTTTTGACTCGGTTGACTGAGGCATGTCTTACAGTTAACTTGGCAAAGTGTGAATTTGCCAAGGCTACTGTAAGATATTTGGGGAAAGAGGTTGGACAAGGTAAAGTGCGACCAGTTCAGGCCAAAGTTCTTGCCATTCAGCAGTTTCCTTCTCCGTCTACCAAGAAAGAACTCATGCGGTTCTTGGGGATGGTTGGTTATTACCGGGGGTTCTGTCCAAATTTTTCAACTGTGGTTTCTCCCCTGACTGATTTACTTAAGAATTCAGTGAAATTTGATTGGAGTGAGAATTGTCAGAGAGCTTTTGAGAATGTTAAGTTATTATTAACCACTGCTCCTGTTTTAGCTGCTCCAAGGCTGGATATGCCATTTAAGTTACAGGTGGATGCCAGCCAGGTTGGTGCTGGAGCTGTCTTGTTACAGACAGGGGAGAATGGTTTGGACTATCCTGTGAGCTTCTTTTCTC GATCCGGATTGCTGTTGGCAAGGTGGGGCCGTGTAAGAGAATGGAAGGAATTGTAG